In Solobacterium moorei, a single genomic region encodes these proteins:
- a CDS encoding SLC13 family permease gives MNKSNRKRNIIIVISMLLMFGMRFLPALPGLSASGMQVLGIFAGTLLLWLTIAIDWPSILLIGALAFVPELKIGTILSGAYGGTIVVFLMFTFVVTYALSKTSYIKRIALLFINSNLAMKGPWMFIALYFASILVIGSFISPTVLFFVYLPILEEIYVLLKLKKGDKFASVLMMGTVIMCGISSGMTPIAHVFPVIAMNAYTELYGSVIHYGSYMLAAIPVGILTAFITLLVFRYMINPDTSSFVNYEKKKIYVDQEKPTRAENFVLAVFILVVCMWVLPNLCMHIIKDGPIFVGLKYLDKLGTAFPPLVGIVLLSILTDEGKPLLNFGEAMSKGVSWPSLIMCAGTTALGAAITNSDIGITAWISGGLSPITSHLPVMIMVLIFILWAAFQTNLSSNMVTATVVSAAALAVTANITAVNVAALIVNIGMMSAFAFATPPAMPCVAIAVSSGWTNTKQMMAYGFIIMVVAVIITTLVGYPIAAALL, from the coding sequence ATGAATAAGAGTAATAGAAAAAGAAACATAATTATCGTCATATCTATGTTATTGATGTTTGGTATGAGGTTTCTGCCTGCATTACCTGGTTTATCTGCGTCTGGTATGCAGGTATTGGGAATCTTTGCAGGTACTTTATTATTGTGGTTAACGATTGCGATTGATTGGCCATCAATTCTATTAATTGGTGCGCTTGCATTTGTACCTGAATTAAAGATTGGTACAATATTATCTGGTGCGTATGGTGGGACAATCGTTGTATTCTTGATGTTTACCTTTGTGGTAACATACGCACTCTCGAAGACGTCATATATCAAAAGAATTGCGTTATTATTTATTAATTCAAATCTTGCGATGAAGGGCCCGTGGATGTTTATTGCATTGTACTTTGCAAGTATTCTTGTGATAGGTAGTTTCATTTCACCTACAGTGCTATTCTTTGTGTATCTTCCAATCTTAGAAGAAATCTATGTATTACTAAAACTAAAAAAGGGAGATAAGTTTGCGTCTGTGTTAATGATGGGAACTGTGATTATGTGTGGTATTTCATCTGGCATGACACCGATTGCGCATGTATTTCCTGTGATTGCCATGAATGCATATACTGAATTATATGGAAGTGTCATCCATTACGGCAGTTATATGCTAGCAGCGATTCCTGTGGGTATCTTAACGGCATTCATAACACTACTAGTATTCCGTTATATGATAAATCCAGATACTTCTTCGTTTGTGAATTACGAGAAAAAGAAGATTTATGTAGATCAAGAGAAACCAACAAGAGCCGAAAATTTTGTGCTTGCGGTATTTATTCTTGTTGTATGTATGTGGGTATTACCAAACTTATGCATGCATATCATTAAAGATGGACCTATCTTCGTTGGTTTAAAATATTTAGATAAGTTAGGCACAGCATTTCCACCATTAGTTGGTATTGTTCTATTATCTATTTTGACAGATGAAGGAAAGCCCTTGTTGAACTTTGGTGAAGCAATGAGTAAGGGTGTATCTTGGCCATCGTTAATTATGTGTGCTGGTACAACTGCTCTTGGTGCAGCAATCACCAATAGTGATATTGGTATTACTGCATGGATATCTGGAGGATTATCGCCGATTACATCTCATTTACCTGTGATGATCATGGTATTAATTTTTATTCTTTGGGCTGCGTTTCAAACAAATTTATCTAGTAATATGGTAACTGCTACAGTTGTGTCTGCCGCTGCTCTTGCGGTAACAGCAAATATCACAGCGGTGAATGTAGCGGCTCTAATTGTAAACATTGGAATGATGTCTGCATTTGCTTTTGCGACACCTCCAGCGATGCCTTGTGTGGCAATTGCGGTGTCGAGCGGTTGGACAAATACAAAGCAGATGATGGCATATGGATTCATCATTATGGTTGTGGCGGTAATAATAACTACGCTTGTTGGTTATCCAATTGCAGCAGCGCTACTATAA
- the fusA gene encoding elongation factor G → MAREFPLNKIRNIGIMAHIDAGKTTTTERILFYTGKIHKIGETHEGASQMDWMAQEQERGITITSAATTCHWQDCQINIIDTPGHVDFTAEVERSLRVLDGAVTVLDSKAGVEPQTETVWRQATEYRVPRIVFSNKMDATGADFEMSVASIGNRLGAKAAAIQMPIGAESSFRGIIDLVTMKQHMYTNDNGTDIQVSEIDEQFKAKAEEMHLAMLEAVADYDDELMMKVLDGEEPTVEEVKAAIRKGVMTSEFFPVMCGSAYKNKGVQLLLDAVVDYLPAPTDIEAIKGTLEDGTPSERHPSDDEPFSALAFKVATDPFVGRLTYFRVYSGVAKAGSYILNASKEKRERFGRLVRMHANHRADIEEVYAGDIAGAVGLKNTTTGDTLCDEEHPIVLESMVFPEPVIQMSVEPKTKGDSQKMDEALAKLAEEDPTFRTYTDEETGQTIIAGVGELQLDIIMDRMRREFKVEATSGAPQVAYRETIRKEAEVQGKFVRQSGGHGQYGDVWIRFSPNPGKGFEFVDETVGGSVPKEFIKPTQQGLEESLNNGLVAGYPIVDIKAVLFDGSYHDVDSSEQAYKIAASLALKEAAKKCDPAILEPIMAVDVTAPADYLGSVMGDITKRRGQIREQEETGNAIKVRAFVPLAEMFGYVTDLRSFTQGRGIYSMQMDHYEEVPKNIAKEIIEKNTTK, encoded by the coding sequence ATGGCTAGAGAATTCCCGCTTAATAAGATTCGTAATATCGGTATCATGGCGCACATCGATGCTGGTAAAACTACAACAACTGAACGTATCCTTTTCTACACAGGTAAGATTCATAAGATCGGTGAAACACACGAAGGTGCGTCTCAGATGGACTGGATGGCTCAGGAACAGGAACGTGGTATTACAATCACTTCCGCTGCTACAACTTGCCACTGGCAAGATTGCCAGATTAACATTATCGATACACCGGGCCACGTAGACTTCACAGCTGAAGTTGAGCGTTCCTTACGTGTATTGGATGGAGCAGTTACAGTATTAGACTCTAAGGCTGGTGTAGAACCACAGACTGAAACAGTTTGGCGCCAGGCTACTGAATACCGCGTACCACGTATCGTATTCTCAAACAAGATGGATGCGACTGGTGCTGACTTTGAAATGAGCGTTGCTTCTATTGGAAATCGTTTAGGTGCTAAGGCAGCTGCAATTCAGATGCCTATCGGTGCTGAATCATCATTCCGTGGAATCATCGACTTAGTAACAATGAAGCAGCACATGTACACAAATGATAACGGTACAGATATTCAAGTTAGTGAAATTGATGAACAATTCAAGGCAAAGGCTGAAGAAATGCATTTAGCAATGCTAGAAGCAGTTGCAGACTATGACGATGAATTGATGATGAAGGTTCTTGATGGTGAAGAACCAACAGTTGAAGAAGTGAAGGCAGCTATCCGTAAGGGTGTTATGACTTCCGAATTCTTCCCTGTTATGTGCGGTTCTGCATATAAGAACAAGGGCGTTCAGTTATTACTAGATGCAGTTGTAGATTACCTACCTGCACCTACAGATATTGAAGCTATTAAGGGTACATTAGAAGATGGCACACCAAGCGAACGTCATCCTTCTGATGATGAACCATTTAGTGCCTTAGCATTTAAGGTGGCTACTGACCCATTCGTAGGTCGTTTAACATACTTCCGCGTATACTCCGGTGTTGCGAAGGCAGGTAGTTATATATTAAATGCTTCTAAGGAAAAGCGTGAACGTTTCGGACGTTTGGTTCGCATGCATGCTAACCACCGTGCGGATATCGAAGAAGTTTATGCTGGTGACATTGCTGGTGCAGTTGGTCTTAAGAACACAACTACAGGTGATACATTATGTGATGAAGAACATCCAATCGTTCTTGAATCCATGGTGTTCCCAGAACCAGTTATTCAGATGTCTGTAGAACCTAAGACAAAGGGTGACTCACAGAAGATGGATGAAGCATTAGCTAAACTTGCTGAAGAAGACCCAACATTCAGAACTTATACAGATGAAGAAACTGGTCAGACAATTATTGCTGGTGTAGGTGAATTGCAGTTAGATATCATCATGGACCGTATGAGACGTGAATTTAAGGTTGAAGCTACATCAGGTGCACCACAGGTAGCATACCGTGAAACAATCCGTAAGGAAGCTGAAGTACAAGGTAAGTTTGTTCGTCAGTCTGGTGGTCACGGTCAGTATGGTGACGTTTGGATTAGATTTAGCCCTAACCCAGGTAAGGGATTTGAATTCGTTGATGAAACAGTCGGCGGTTCAGTACCTAAGGAATTTATTAAGCCTACACAACAAGGTTTGGAAGAATCCTTAAACAATGGTTTAGTTGCTGGTTATCCAATCGTAGACATCAAGGCTGTCTTATTCGACGGTAGCTACCATGATGTCGACTCATCTGAACAGGCTTATAAGATTGCGGCTTCACTTGCTTTAAAGGAAGCAGCTAAGAAGTGCGATCCTGCAATTCTTGAACCTATCATGGCAGTTGACGTAACAGCTCCAGCTGATTACTTGGGCTCTGTCATGGGTGATATCACAAAGCGTCGTGGACAAATTCGTGAACAAGAAGAAACAGGTAATGCAATTAAGGTACGTGCTTTCGTTCCATTAGCTGAAATGTTTGGATACGTAACAGACTTACGTTCATTTACACAGGGTCGTGGTATCTATTCTATGCAAATGGACCACTATGAAGAAGTACCTAAGAACATTGCTAAAGAAATTATTGAGAAAAACACAACTAAGTAG
- a CDS encoding membrane lipoprotein lipid attachment site-containing protein, producing the protein MKKILTTLCAVAMLAGCTAGGSKKSSTNTASTKEETAATVMVGTGSVTNVSNKTKEGSDTAAQFDTTFASVVLEGNVIKYVYFDVAQDKVTYDATGHVTSDNTASTSKKALGDKYGMKDKSSIKKEWYEQVEALEKWAVGKTVEEVLNMPTTQKDEKHTVSADKDLMTGCTIGVTAFQQALDKAAKNAVEVKDVASVGSAILTQVSGKDASAEKSGEAKASSTYGVVALDKDGKAVFTQTDEAQNAVKFTTAGVVDGEAVAIATKGEKKDEYGMKKVSSIGKEWFEQNQAYDDWTVGKTGKEIADMKVTTNEGGKTVTADKDLMTGCTIGVNSLQKVTTTAIEAATKLN; encoded by the coding sequence ATGAAAAAGATTCTAACAACTTTATGCGCTGTTGCAATGCTGGCAGGTTGCACAGCTGGAGGATCCAAGAAGTCTTCCACAAATACAGCTTCTACTAAGGAAGAAACAGCTGCTACTGTAATGGTTGGTACAGGTTCTGTTACTAATGTATCAAACAAGACGAAGGAAGGTTCTGATACAGCAGCACAGTTCGATACAACATTTGCATCAGTTGTATTAGAGGGTAATGTAATCAAGTATGTATACTTTGATGTAGCACAGGATAAGGTTACTTATGATGCGACTGGTCACGTTACTTCTGACAATACAGCTTCTACATCTAAGAAGGCATTAGGTGATAAGTATGGAATGAAGGACAAGTCTTCCATTAAGAAGGAATGGTATGAACAGGTTGAGGCTTTAGAGAAGTGGGCTGTTGGTAAGACAGTTGAAGAAGTATTAAATATGCCTACAACACAGAAGGATGAAAAGCACACAGTTTCGGCTGATAAGGATCTTATGACAGGATGCACAATCGGGGTTACTGCTTTCCAACAGGCTTTAGATAAGGCTGCTAAGAACGCTGTTGAAGTGAAAGATGTAGCATCTGTAGGTTCTGCAATCTTGACTCAAGTTTCTGGTAAGGATGCAAGTGCTGAAAAGAGTGGTGAAGCAAAGGCTAGCTCTACATATGGTGTAGTTGCTTTAGATAAGGATGGTAAGGCTGTATTCACACAGACTGATGAAGCACAAAACGCTGTGAAATTCACAACAGCTGGTGTTGTAGATGGAGAAGCAGTTGCTATCGCTACAAAGGGTGAAAAGAAAGATGAATATGGCATGAAGAAGGTTTCTTCTATCGGCAAGGAATGGTTCGAACAGAATCAGGCTTATGATGACTGGACAGTTGGCAAGACTGGTAAGGAAATCGCTGATATGAAAGTTACTACTAATGAAGGTGGTAAGACTGTGACAGCTGATAAGGACCTTATGACAGGATGCACAATTGGTGTTAATTCTCTACAGAAGGTTACAACTACAGCTATTGAAGCTGCTACAAAGCTTAACTAA
- a CDS encoding glycoside hydrolase family 2 protein: protein MKVMSRWGKNVNLKSPLQEYPRMQLQRGSYTNLNGRWEYQITDTNQIPQGNNWKPINVPFPLGSQLSGSDEILLPGKVLWYKKQFSYKPGEYHTYLNFEAVDQQCIVYLNGIEVGRHIGGYEPFGFDVSSYIKYQNALLVKCTDPSDTGEYAYGKQKIQHGGMWYTPISGIWQTVWLEDIPLHGVHALKITPNYDRQTVYLEMEGDFNHATITISAAGKMIYHEMTAEMRNEIFIEDMHPWTLKDPFLYDLYIETEDDIVKSYFGMRCFTCEKDGKGYPRFCLNHKPVFLSGVLDQGYTPEGNLTYPDDEMMIYDIQKVKELGFNMIRKHVKVESRRWYYHADRLGMLVMQDMPNGGQPSKLTTLYLPHLNITRMNDQKQKHLGRCDDWSKKAYYDELNAMIHNLYNVVSIFAWVPFNEGWGQFDSAKVTKHIQLMDLTRFVDSASGWHDQGAGDFYSRHVYFHTYTNPQNHEKRMAILSEFGGYSYLILGHSLAQKLYGYKKITDKLKLNTAIRKLYEDSIIRNIPKGLTACVFTQLTDVEDECNGIMTADREIVKLDEKRIRNLNQRCMRRLKK from the coding sequence ATGAAAGTGATGAGTCGTTGGGGCAAGAATGTAAATCTAAAAAGCCCTTTGCAGGAATATCCTCGTATGCAGTTACAGCGTGGCAGTTATACGAACTTAAACGGCCGTTGGGAATATCAAATTACAGATACGAATCAAATACCGCAGGGAAATAACTGGAAGCCAATCAACGTTCCTTTTCCTTTGGGTTCACAGCTTTCTGGTAGTGATGAGATTTTATTGCCTGGGAAAGTATTATGGTATAAGAAACAGTTCTCTTATAAACCGGGAGAATATCATACGTATTTAAACTTTGAAGCAGTTGATCAACAATGTATTGTTTATCTAAACGGTATTGAAGTTGGCAGACACATTGGTGGTTATGAGCCGTTTGGTTTTGATGTATCTAGTTATATCAAGTATCAGAATGCATTACTTGTAAAGTGCACTGATCCAAGTGACACAGGTGAGTATGCATACGGAAAACAGAAAATCCAACATGGTGGCATGTGGTATACACCAATATCAGGTATCTGGCAGACGGTATGGCTAGAAGATATACCTCTACATGGAGTCCATGCATTAAAGATTACACCGAATTATGATAGACAGACTGTTTATCTAGAGATGGAAGGTGACTTTAATCATGCGACAATTACCATCAGTGCAGCAGGGAAGATGATCTATCATGAGATGACTGCTGAGATGCGTAATGAGATCTTTATTGAAGATATGCATCCATGGACACTGAAAGATCCTTTTTTATATGACTTGTATATTGAAACAGAGGATGACATTGTTAAGAGTTATTTTGGAATGCGTTGTTTTACTTGTGAGAAGGATGGAAAAGGTTATCCTCGTTTTTGCTTAAATCATAAACCAGTATTCTTAAGTGGTGTATTGGATCAAGGTTATACACCAGAGGGAAATTTAACTTATCCTGATGATGAGATGATGATTTACGATATTCAAAAGGTAAAAGAATTAGGCTTTAACATGATACGCAAGCATGTCAAAGTGGAATCCCGTCGTTGGTATTATCATGCGGATCGTTTAGGTATGCTTGTCATGCAGGATATGCCTAATGGTGGCCAACCAAGTAAACTAACAACTTTATACTTGCCACACTTAAATATCACGCGTATGAATGACCAGAAACAAAAACATCTCGGTAGATGTGATGACTGGAGTAAGAAAGCATACTATGATGAGTTAAACGCGATGATTCATAATTTATATAATGTTGTATCTATCTTTGCATGGGTTCCTTTCAATGAAGGTTGGGGACAGTTTGATAGTGCTAAGGTAACCAAGCATATTCAATTGATGGATTTGACACGTTTTGTGGATAGTGCTAGTGGTTGGCATGATCAAGGGGCTGGGGATTTCTACAGTCGTCATGTGTATTTCCATACCTATACAAATCCACAGAATCATGAAAAGAGAATGGCAATCTTATCTGAGTTTGGAGGCTATTCTTATTTAATTCTAGGACATAGTCTTGCACAAAAGCTTTATGGTTACAAAAAAATCACAGATAAGTTAAAGTTAAACACGGCGATTCGAAAGTTATATGAAGATAGTATTATTCGTAATATTCCAAAGGGGTTAACTGCTTGTGTATTTACACAGTTAACGGATGTAGAAGATGAGTGCAATGGTATTATGACAGCGGATAGAGAAATTGTGAAGTTGGATGAAAAGAGAATTCGCAATCTAAATCAACGATGCATGAGGAGATTAAAGAAATGA
- the rpsG gene encoding 30S ribosomal protein S7, producing the protein MPRKGYIAKRDVLPDPIYNSKLITKLINKIMIDGKRGTAQTILYDAFAQIEKKTGENPMEVFEKALGNVMPQLELKVRRVGGANLQVPVEVSAERKLTLSLRWIVNYARLRHENTMEMRLANEIMDAANGTGASVKKKEDTHKMAEANKAFAHYRF; encoded by the coding sequence ATGCCAAGAAAAGGTTATATAGCAAAGCGTGATGTACTTCCTGATCCAATTTATAATTCAAAGTTAATCACTAAGTTGATCAACAAGATTATGATTGATGGTAAGCGTGGTACAGCTCAAACAATTTTATATGATGCATTCGCTCAGATTGAGAAGAAGACAGGTGAGAACCCAATGGAAGTATTCGAAAAGGCTCTCGGCAATGTAATGCCTCAGTTAGAATTGAAGGTTCGTCGTGTAGGTGGTGCAAACTTACAGGTACCAGTAGAAGTATCTGCTGAACGTAAGTTGACATTATCTCTACGTTGGATTGTTAACTACGCAAGACTTCGCCATGAAAATACAATGGAAATGCGTCTTGCCAATGAAATTATGGATGCCGCAAACGGTACAGGTGCATCTGTAAAGAAGAAAGAAGATACACATAAGATGGCAGAAGCGAACAAAGCATTCGCTCACTACCGTTTCTAA
- the rpsL gene encoding 30S ribosomal protein S12 gives MPTINQLVRKGRTDKVYKSKSPALNRGVNSLKKRVTKLSSPQKRGVCTRVGTMTPKKPNSALRKYARVRLSNGLEVTAYIPGIGHNLQEHSVVMIRGGRVKDLPGVRYHIIRGTLDCAGVANRNQSRSLYGAKKPKAAK, from the coding sequence ATGCCTACAATAAACCAGTTAGTACGCAAAGGTCGTACTGATAAAGTTTACAAGTCAAAGTCCCCTGCATTAAACAGAGGCGTAAACTCACTCAAGAAGCGTGTAACAAAACTCAGCAGTCCACAGAAGAGAGGTGTATGTACTCGTGTTGGTACAATGACACCTAAGAAGCCTAACTCAGCTTTACGTAAGTATGCCCGTGTTCGTCTATCCAATGGATTAGAAGTAACAGCATACATTCCAGGAATTGGACACAACCTACAGGAGCATAGTGTTGTTATGATCCGTGGTGGACGTGTTAAGGACTTACCTGGTGTACGTTACCACATCATCCGCGGTACATTAGACTGTGCCGGTGTAGCAAACCGTAATCAAAGCCGTTCATTATACGGTGCAAAGAAGCCAAAGGCTGCTAAATAA
- the tuf gene encoding elongation factor Tu — MAKEHFDRSLEHVNIGTIGHVDHGKTTLTAAITKYLSTHPEDGKAQFEAYDQIDGAPEEKERGITINTAHVEYQTKTRHYAHVDCPGHADYVKNMITGAAQMDGAILVVAATDGPMPQTREHILLSRQVGVPKIVVFLNKCDMVDDPELIDLVEMEVRELLSEYGFDGDNAPVIRGSALKALEGDPKWEPAIKELLDAVDAYIPAPVHEFDKPFMMAVEDVFTITGRGTVATGRVERGKLNLNDEVEVVGIKETRKTVVTGIEMFRKTLDFAQAGDNIGALLRGVNREEIERGQVLAKPGSVTPHTQFKAQVYVLTKEEGGRHTPFVSNYRPQFYFRTTDVTGVIQLPEGTELCMPGDNVVMDVTLLAPIAVEQGTKFSIREGGRTVGSGSITEIVK; from the coding sequence ATGGCAAAGGAACATTTCGACCGGTCGCTCGAACACGTTAACATTGGTACTATCGGTCACGTTGACCACGGTAAGACAACATTAACAGCGGCAATTACAAAGTATTTATCAACACACCCAGAAGATGGTAAGGCTCAATTCGAAGCTTACGATCAGATTGACGGAGCTCCAGAAGAGAAGGAACGTGGTATTACAATCAACACAGCACACGTTGAATACCAGACAAAGACACGTCACTATGCACACGTAGACTGCCCAGGCCACGCTGACTATGTTAAGAACATGATTACTGGTGCTGCTCAGATGGATGGTGCTATCTTAGTAGTAGCTGCTACTGATGGACCAATGCCACAGACACGTGAGCACATCTTATTATCACGTCAGGTAGGCGTACCTAAGATTGTTGTATTCTTAAACAAGTGCGACATGGTTGACGATCCAGAATTGATCGACTTAGTAGAGATGGAAGTACGTGAACTTCTTTCTGAATATGGATTTGATGGAGATAACGCTCCAGTGATTCGTGGTTCTGCATTGAAGGCTTTGGAAGGCGATCCAAAGTGGGAACCAGCAATCAAGGAATTACTAGATGCTGTTGATGCTTACATCCCAGCTCCAGTTCATGAATTTGACAAGCCATTCATGATGGCGGTTGAAGACGTATTCACAATCACAGGTCGTGGTACAGTAGCTACTGGACGTGTAGAACGTGGTAAGTTAAACTTGAATGATGAAGTAGAAGTAGTAGGTATTAAGGAAACTCGTAAGACTGTTGTAACAGGTATCGAAATGTTCCGTAAGACTCTTGACTTCGCTCAGGCTGGTGACAACATCGGTGCATTGCTCCGTGGTGTTAACCGTGAAGAAATTGAACGTGGACAGGTATTAGCTAAGCCAGGTTCAGTTACTCCACACACACAGTTCAAGGCTCAGGTTTACGTATTAACTAAGGAAGAAGGCGGACGTCATACACCATTCGTATCTAACTACCGTCCACAGTTCTACTTCCGTACAACAGACGTTACTGGTGTTATCCAGTTACCAGAAGGCACAGAATTGTGCATGCCTGGCGATAACGTAGTTATGGATGTAACTCTATTAGCTCCTATCGCTGTAGAACAAGGAACTAAGTTCTCTATCCGTGAAGGTGGACGTACTGTAGGTTCTGGTTCTATCACAGAAATCGTTAAGTAA
- a CDS encoding C39 family peptidase, producing the protein MVSEIHLKKQQINYSYGQIGLRSYTTEQRYLPVPLFHQEQSWYCGHASVQMISTYLYGTTYSQDDIANYMGTTPSEGTEVPQMVNGVNYWSGTTFYSCEQISNVSIEHLRPQNH; encoded by the coding sequence ATGGTTTCGGAAATCCACCTGAAGAAACAGCAAATAAACTATAGTTATGGACAAATAGGATTACGTTCTTATACTACTGAGCAAAGGTATTTGCCGGTTCCGTTGTTTCATCAAGAACAAAGTTGGTATTGTGGACATGCCAGTGTGCAAATGATTTCAACATACTTATATGGTACAACTTATTCACAAGATGATATTGCCAATTATATGGGAACAACCCCATCAGAAGGGACAGAAGTGCCCCAAATGGTGAATGGTGTAAACTATTGGAGTGGTACTACATTTTACTCATGTGAACAAATATCAAATGTATCTATAGAGCACTTGAGGCCGCAAAATCATTGA